TGGAAACGGCAACGAAATGGTTCTGTTGCGTTCGCGGGAAAGACTCAGCAGCGCTGTCTTCGACCGGTATCGGATACAAATAGCGACCAGTCAATCGCAATTTGTGGACAATGGCCGATGGCGGCCGGGTTTCACTTCGAAAAGTGAACGCAGAAAGCGTTTCGATAAATCGCCACCCGACCGGCCGCCGCTCAGGCGCTGAGCACCTTTCCGGGGTTGAGAATTCCGGCCGGGTCGAAGAGCCGTTTCAGGTCGCGGTGCACGCGCTCCCCGACCGGCCCGAGCTCACGGGCCAGCCAGTCGCGCTTCAGCACTCCGATGCCGTGCTCGCCGGTCACCGTGCCGCCCATCTCCAGGCCGATCCGCATGATCTCGTCGAACGCCCAGTTGGCGCGGCGCACCTGGTCGGCGTCGGACTCGTCGAAGATCACGCTGGGGTGCAGGTTGCCGTCACCGGCATGGCCCACGGTGGCGATGGTGAGGTCGGCCTCGGCGGCCACCTTCTCCACCCGGTGGATGTAGTCGGCCAGCCGGGTCAGCGGAACGCACACGTCGTCGGTCAGCCCGGTGCCCAGCGCCTCCAGGGCGTAGTGGGAGTTGCGGCGCGCGGCCAGTAGCAGCTCCCCCTCCGCCAGGTCGTCCGCCTCCACCACGTCGAAGCCGCCGGCCTCGGTGAAGATCGCGGAGATGGCGCCGATGTCGGCCACGGCCCGGTCGGGGTCGGCGTCGGACTGCGCGATCAGCATCGCGGCGGCGTTGTCGGGCATACCCATGTTGAGGTGGTCGTTACAGGCCCGCAGCGACGTCTGGTCCATGAACTCCAGCAGGCTCGGCACCAGCCCCGCGGCGACCACCCGGGCCACCGCGTCACCGGCCTGCGCGACCGTGGGGAACAGGCCCGCCACGGTGCGGGGCTCCCGCCCGGTCGGCCGCAGCGCCAGCGTCACCTCGGTGACGACGCCGAGCGTGCCCTCCGAGCCCACGAACAGCCGGGTGAGGTCGTAGCCCGCCACGCCCTTGGCGGTCCGGCGTCCGGTGCGCAGCACCTCGCCGTCGGCGAGCACCACCTCCAGGCCGCGGACGAAGTCGGCGGTGACGCCGTACTTCACACAGCACAGCCCGCCGGCGTTGGTGGCCACGTTGCCGCCGAGGGTGGAGATCTCCCAGCTGGACGGGTCGGGCGGGTAGAACAGCCCGTGTTCGGCGACCGCCGCCGACAGGGTGGAGTTGAGAACGCCGGGCTCGACCACCGCGATCCGGTTCGGCGCGTCGATCTCGCGGATCGCGGCCATCTTCTCCAACGACAACACCACGCAGCCGTCGATCGCGTTGGCACCGCCGGACAGCCCGGTGCGCGACCCCTGGGGCACGACCGGGACGCCGAGACGGGACGCGACCCGCAGGACGTGCTGCACGTGCTCGGTGGACCGTGCGAGCACGACGGCCGCGGGTGTGCCGTACGGGCAGAACGTCGCCATGTCGTGCTGGTAGGACGTCAGCCGGTCCGGGTCGGTGACCACCGCCTCGCCGGGAAGCTCGGCCCGCAGGGCGGTGATCAGGTCATCAGAGGTTTCCGCCATGCCCCTACGGTAGGCCGAGCGGTCACAGGTTGCCGCGCCGCTCCTGCTCGCGTTCGATCGCCTCGAACAGCGCCTTGAAGTTGCCCTTGCCGAACCCGAGCGACCCGTGGCGTTCGATCAGCTCGTAGAACACCGTCGGCCGGTCACCCAGCGGCGAGCAGAAGATCTGCAGGAGGTAGCCGTCCTCGTCCCGGTCGACGAGGATGCCGCGCCGCTTGAGCTCCTCCACGGGCACCCGTACCTCGCCGATGCGGGCGCGCAGCTCGGGGTCCTCGTAGTAGGAGTCCGGTGTGGACAGGAACTCCACGCCGTTGGCGCGCAGGATGTCCACCGCCTGGAGGATGTCGTTGGTGGCCAGGGCGATGTGCTGGCAGCCGGCCCCGGCGTAGAACTCGAGGTACTCGTCGATCTGGCTCTTCCGCTTGCCCACCGCCGGCTCGTTCAGCGGGAACTTCACCCGGTGGTTGCCGTTGGCGACGACCTTGCTCATCAGCGCCGAGTAGTCGGTGGCGATGTCGTCGCCGACGAACTCGGCCATGTTCACGAAGCCCATCACCCGGTTGTAGAACGCGACCCACTCGTCCATCCGGCCGAGCTCGACGTTGCCGACGCAGTGGTCGACCGCCTGGAAGATCCGGCGCGGATGCCCCTGCGGCCGGGCCACGGTGGTCTGCCGGGCGACGTAGCCGGGAAGGTAGGGGCCGGTGTAGCCGGAGCGGTCCACCAGGCTGTGCCGGGTCTCGCCGTAGGTCGCGATGGCCGCCCGGCGCACCGTCCCGTGCTCGTCGGTCTCGTCGTAGGGCTCCACCAGGATCGTGGCCCCTTGGGCGCGGGCGTGCGCGACGCACTTGTCCACGTCCGGGACTTCCAGTGCGAGGTCGACGACACCGTCCCCGTGGGCGCGGTGGTGGTCGAGCACCGGGCTGTCGGGTGCCGCCCCGCCCTCGAGCACGAACCGGGCCGAGCCGGACTTCAGCACGTACGACTTCCGGTCGCGCATCCCGGTCTCCGGCCCCGCGTAGGCGACCAGCTCCATCCCGAACGCCAGTTGGTAGTACGCCGCGGCCTGGGTCGCGTTGCCGACCCAGAAGACCACCGCGTCCATGCCGGTGACCGGGAACGGGTCCTTCGTCGCGTCGTAGTCGACCAGCCCGACAAGCTGGCGGAGCTGGTCGAACCGGAGGTCGGCCGCCTGCTCCTCGGGGGTCAGCGTGGTGTTCGGCTGCATGTCGGTCTCCTCGGTCGTCCCACCGCTTTGCCGGAGCGTCGCCCAATCCGACAGTCTGTGCAACAGCTCGCCGACATGCTGTACAGGATGCCCAGCAGACTGGCAGAGTTCACCGGCAGAGTGCCCAGTTTGCTCAGGGCTTTGGACGTACACGTGCCGGAGGTCACCCGTGGGCCCGTCGCCGCAGCCACCCACCCACTCATCCACCCCGCCGGCCACCCCGTCGTCAGGCCCGGGACCCGGCTCGCCGGCCGCGCCGTCAGCACCGGTGGACGAGCTGGACGCCCGGATCGTCCGGTTGTTCGCGGCCGAGCCGAGGATCGGCGTGCTGGAGGCCTCGCGCCGGCTCGGGGTGGCCCGCGGCACCGTTCAGGCGCGCCTGGACCGGCTCGCGCGCACCGGCGTCGTCCGCGGCTGGGGACCGGAGGTGGAGCCGGCCGCCCTGGGGTACGGCGTGACGGCGTTCGCCTCGCTGGAGCTGCGCCAGGGCGCCGGCCACGAGGCGGTGGCCCGGCACCTCGCCGGCATCCCGGAGGTGCTCGAGGCGCACACGATCACCGGGCCCGCCGACATGCTGGCCCGGCTGGTGGCGCGGTCCAACGCCGACCTGCAGCGGGTGATCGACGAGGTGCTCGCGTTCGACGGCATCGTGCGGATCTCGACGGTAATCGCGCTGGCGACACAGGTGCGGCCCCGAGTGGTGCCGCTGCTGTCCCGGGCCGCCGAGGGCGCCCCGGGCTGAGTACTCGGCCCGGGCCGGCGGAACTCAGGACCGCTTGACCGCCCAGTCCCGGACCGTGTCGATGCGGGCCTGGAGCTGTTCGGCGGTGGCCTGCACCGCCAGCGGGCCGCCGCACACCCGGCGCAGCTCGGCGTGCACGGCGCCGTGCGGCTGGCCGGTCCGGTGGTGCCAGGCGGCGACCAGGCCGTTGAGCTCCCGGCGCAGCACCCCCAGCCGCTGGTACGTCGCACCGTCCGGTGCTCCGGAGCCGCCCGCGGACTCCTCCGCGACCGGCGGCGGCACCGAACCGACAGCCCCGGACGAGGACGCCGAGGAAGCCGAGCCGGCCCTGGTCGCCGACGTCGGCGCGTCGGAGTCGTTGCCCGTACGCCGCCGGCGCAGCAGCTCACGCATCTGGTCGGGTTCGAGCAGGCCGGGGATGCCGAGGAACTCCGTCTCGTCCTCGCCCAGCTCACCGCCGAACTCGTTGCCGTCGTACACCAGCCGGTCGAACGCCGCCTCCGACCCGATCGCCTGGTAGCGCTGGTCCTCGAGCATGTCGGCGCCGGTCTCGCCGCGGGCCGCCTCGGCCAGCAGGTCCTCCTCCGCGGCGAAGATGTCGTCCTCGTCCTTGACCGCCCGGCCCAGCGCGTGGTCGCGCAGAACCTCCATCTCCGCGGCGTACTGCAGCAGGATCGGCACCGTCGGCAGGAACAGCGACGCGGTCTCGCCCCGCCGCCGGGCCCGGACGAAACGTCCCACCGCCTGGGCGAAGAACAACGGCGTCTGGGTGGCGGTGGCGTACACCCCGACCGCCAGCCGGGGCACGTCGACGCCCTCGCTCACCATCCGGACGGCGACCATCCAGCGGCTGTCGTTCTCGGCGAACTGCCCGATCCGCTTGCTCGCCGTGGATTCGTCGGACAGGACGACGGTGGGCTTCTCACCGGAGACCTGGCCGAGGATCTTGGCGTACGCGCGGGCGGTCTCCTGGTCGGTGGCGATCACCAGGCCACCGGCGTCGGGTACGTGCCGGCGCACCTCGGTGAGCCGGGTGTCCGCGGCCCGCAGGACGGTCTGGATCCAGTCGCCGGCCGGGTCCAGCGCGGTCCGCCACGCCTGGGCCGCCAGGTCCTTGGTGAGCGGGGTGCCGAGTCGTACGTGCATCTCGTCGCCGGCGCTGGTGCGCCAGCGCATGTCACCGGAGTACGCCAGGAACAGCACCGGCCGGACCACGCCGTCGGCCAGGGCGCGGCCGTAGCCGTAGCCGTAGTCGGCCTCGCTGCGCGGGACGCCCTCGGTGTCCGGTGCGTAGGTGACGAACGGGATGGGGTTGGTGTCGCTGCGAAACGGCGTACCGGTGAGCGACAGGCGCCGGGTGGCCGGCTCGAACGCCTCGCGGACCGACTCCCCCCAGGTGAGCGCGTCGCCCGCGTGGTGGATCTCGTCCAGGATCACCATCGTCTTGAACCGCTCGCAGCGCACCCGCAGCGCCTGGGTCGCCGCCGCCACCCCGGCGTAGGTGACCACGACACCGTGGAAGTCCCGGCTGGTGCGCCCGCCGCGACCGGCGAACGCCGGGTCCAGGGCGATGTCGCCGCGGGCGGCCGCGTCGGCCCACTGGCGCTTGAGGTGGTCGGTCGGGGTGACCACGATGACCTTCTCCACGACCCGCCGGGCGAGCAGGTCCGCGGCGATCGTGAGGGCGAACGCCGTCTTGCCCGCTCCCGGGGTCGCGACCGCGAGGTAGTCACGCGGATGGCGGGCGTTGTAGGCGTCGAACGCCTCCTGCTGCCAGGCGCGCAGCCGGCCCCAGGGTCCGACGGTGCTGGCGGCTCCGGCGCCGGCCACTCCGGGGTTTCCGGTGCCGGGGGCTACGTGACGGGTGTCGGTCGTCGAGGCGGGCGTGCTCACATCTTCCCTTCCGCATGGACGAACTCCGACCCGCGACATTAGCTTGATCGCCGGTCGTTTCGGGTCAGGCCCACACGCATCGGGACAACGGCCCAGGTGATAGGACGAACGGCGTGTCGCGACAGCCCGATCGTCCCGGTTTCGACGGGTAGGGCGGCCTTCTCCCGTTATCGAACGGTCACCGAACCGTGAGCGTGTCTCCCACCCAGGCTTGACCAATCCGTAACCATCGGCAAACTCCAAGTGGGGAATATCGACCGCAGCGCCAGGTGCCGGTACGCCTCGTCATCGGGGCGCGCGCCGGCACCGTCGGCAGGGTCGGACAGGGTCGAACGGGGTCGAAGAGGAGCAGCGATGGTCGATGGCGGCGGGTCCACTCCGGACGGTCGGCAGGTTCCGATTCCCCAGCGAGGCCTGGTGGAAACCGCCCGCAGGTTCGTCGGCCAGGTGGCCTCCCGGGTGCCCGGCCTGGACGCCGACCTCGGGCAGCGCAACGCCTGGGAGGCGGTGTGCGCAGATCTCCAGCGCCGCCAGCAGTGGAACGACGTCGTCGAACTCGCCGTGAACGCCGGTCGGGCGAGGCGCCGGCACACGCCGCCCCCGCAACGCTCGGCTCCCCAGTCGGCCGGCACGCCGTCCTCCGCCCGGGCAGCCACCCGCGCGCCCGACCAGCCGTAGCGACGGAGCGTCCGTCGTAGCGACGGAGCGTCGTAGCGCCGGGAGGCGGGCGCACCGGTCATCCGGTGAAGCCCGACAACCGTCGACCGGCATTGACCTGCCGGCAACCAGCACGCAACACGGCCCGCGCATCCTCATGGGGAGAACACCCCGGATCCGCGTCCGGCGGCCGCCCGCCGGCCGGAGCAGCGAGGAGCCAGCATGAGCAGCCGGGCACCGTCCCCCGATTCGGTCGCGGCGTACGCGCAGCCCGGTCCGCCTCCCCTGGTGCGGGGAGCACGGTCGGTGGTGGTCCGGCTCGCCGCACTGCTCGCGGCCGACGCCGGCATCGCCAGACGGAACGCCTGGGAGGCGGTCTGCGCCGACCGGGAACGCCGTCGCCAGTGGTCCGAAGCCAGCTGAGAACAGCAGGCGTAGACCACCCAGCCGGTCGCGGACGGGTCAGCGGATCAGTCGTTGCCCTCGCCGTCACCGCCGCCGGGCGGGAGACCTTCCCAGATCTCCTTGCACTCCGGGCAGACGGGGAACCTCTCCGGGTCGCGGCTGGGCACCCAGACCTTGCCGCACAGCGCGATCACGGCCGTGCCCGTGACCATGGCCTCGACAAGCTTCTCCTTGGGGACGTAATGGGAGAACCGCTCGTGATCGCCGTCGTCGCCGTGGGAGGGCACCGTGCGGGTGTCCTCGACGGTCTGCGCACCGGGGCTGAGTTGCGTACTCACTCGGCGAAGTCTAGACGTTCACCCACCCCGGGCACACGGCCCGGCGGCCGGTCAGTTCAGGGACGGGTCCTCGGGGAACGTCGCCACCAGGGCGAGCTCGTCCGGTTGCCGGCGCAGCACCCGCCGCCACAGCCCTTCGGGGTCGGTGGTGAACGCATCGCCCGGCTCGGCGTCCACGACGTACCACCCGCCCTCCTTGACCTCGGTCTCCAGCTGACCGGGTGACCATCCCGCGTACCCGGCGAACATCCGCATGCTGCGAACCCCGCCGGCCAGCAGCTCCGGAGGGGTGTCCAGGTCGACCAGGCCGAGGTGCCCGTGCAGCCGCCGCCACCCGAGGGGCTCGGCCTCGCCGTCGGCGGGCACCTCCGCCAGCGCCAGCGCGGAGTCGGTGGCCACCGGACCGCCGTGGAAGAGCACGTCCGGCGGGCAGACCAGGTCGTTCCATTGGGCGAGTACGGAGGTGACGGGCAGCTCGCTGGGCCGGTTGACCAGCACCCCGAGCGCGCCGTCGTGGTCGTGGTCGAGGACCAGGACGACACCACGGGCAAAGTTGGAGTCGGTCAGCGCGGGCGTCGCGACCAGCAACTGCCCGGTGTAGTAGTCCCCGCTCATGTCCTCATGATCCCGCGTCCGGTGCCGTCGTACGAGCGTCTCCGCCGTCCCGGGCCGACAGATCCTCCCCGGCAGCCCGATCCTTCCTGACTGCGAAGTGGCGGCCGGCGGCGGCGAGGGCCAGGCCGGCCGTGACCCCGGCCAGATCGGCGAGTACGTCGAACGGGTCGCCCTCCCGGTGAGCCATCAGGGTGCCCTGGACGATCTCGCTGCTAACCGCGTGCAGGGCGAGGATCCCGGCCAGCCAGCGCACCGGAACGCCCACCATGGCGCCGGTGAACGCCACCGAGGCAAAGGTCGCGAAATGCGCCACCTTGTCGGCATAGGCGAACGTCAGGTCCGGGCCGGGCTCGCTGGGTGCGTACAGCCCGTACAGGTTGAGCACACACGCCAGCGCGAACGCCACCCACCACGCCGCGCCGGCCACCCCCGTGAGCCGGCGCATCAGCGGCCGGAGGCGGCCACCGCGTCGCGCACCGCGGCCGCGACCGCACCGTGCACGTCCGGATGGAAGACGCTCGGGATCACGTAGTTGGCGTTGAGCTGTTCCTCGGTGACGACGTTGGCGATCGCGTGCGCGGCGGCCAGCAACATGCTCTCGTCGACGTGGTGGCTCTGGGCGTCGAGCAGGCCGCGGAAGACGCCGGGGAACGCCAGCACGTTGTTGATCTGGTTGGGGTAGTCGCTGCGGCCGGTGGCCACGACGCTGGCGTGCTCGCGCGCCTCCGCCGGGTCGACCTCCGGGTCGGGGTTGGCCAGCGCGAACACGATCGCGCCCTTGTTCATCGTCGCGACGTCGGCTCCGGCCAGGACGTTGGGGGCGGAGACACCGACGAACACGTCGGCCCCGACGACCGCGCCGTGCAGGTCGCCCACGTAGTGCGCATGGTTGGTCTGCTCGGCGATCCAGCGCAGCTCCGGCGACAGGCCCTCGCGGTCGGCGTGTATCACGCCCTCGATGTCGGCGACCAGCACGTCCTTGGCGCCGGCGGCCAGCAGCAGCCGCAGGATGGCGCTCCCGGCAGCGCCCGCGCCGGACATCACGATCCGGACGTGCGCGAGGTCCTTGCCGACGATCCGCAGGGCGTTGGTCAGCGCGGCCAGGACGACGATCGCGGTGCCGTGCTGGTCGTCGTGGAACACCGGGATGTCGAGGAGCTCGCGCAGCCGGCGTTCGACCTCGAAGCAGCGCGGGGCGGAGATGTCCTCCAGGTTGATCCCGGCGAACCCGGGCGCGATGCTGCGGACGACCTCGACGATCGTGTCGACGTCCTGGGTGTCCAGGCACAGCGGCCAGGCGTCGATGCCGGCGAACCGCTTGAACAGCGCCGCCTTGCCCTCCATCACCGGCAGCGCGGCGTGCGGGCCGATGTTGCCCAGGCCGAGCACCGCGGAACCGTCGCTGACCACGGCGACGGAGTTGCGCTTGATCGTGAGCCGGCGGGCGTCTTCGGGGTTGGCCGCGATCGCCATCGACACCCGGGCCACGCCGGGGGTGTAGATCATCGACAGGTCGTCGCGGTTGCGGATCGGGTGCTTGGCCTGCATCTCGATCTTGCCGCCGAGGTGCATGAGGAAGGTGCGGTCGGACACCTTGTGGATCGCGACGCCGGCGACCTCGCGCAGCACCTCGACCAGCCGGTCGGCGTGCGCGGTGTCGGTGGCGGCGCAGGTGACGTCGATCTGCAGCCGTTCGTGCCCGGAGGCGGTGACATCGAGGGCGGTGATGGTGCCGCCGGCGTGCTCGACTGCGGCCGTGAGCTCACTGACCGCCCGGCCGCCGGCGGGCACCTCGAGCCGCACGGTGATGGAGTACGAAGCACTCGGCACCGAAGTCACGTCCGCTCCTCATGATCACGAAATGCCATCCGGACGTCACTGTCCAGATATGGCCGATCGTCTTACCTTAGGCCCGGATGGCGGCCGGGCACACGGCGAGGGCGGTTCGGTTCCAGGGCAGAACCTAGGCGTCGCGTTTGTGGAACAGCGCCGTCGCCGCGCCGAGTACGAGAGCGACCCAGGCGGTGAACGTGAGGCTGCTGACCAGGCGGGTCGGCAGGTCGGAGTTCCGCGGCCTGTCGGCGCCGAGGTCGCTCACGGTCTGGGACATGGCGTTCCCGGCCGTGAACGGCAGATAGTGCACGTACTCCCGGACGGACTCCAGCGCGGGGATCATGGTGAGCGCGGTGAGCAGCGGCTCCACCACCAGCGGGACGACGAAGATCAGCACCATCGCCGCCGGCAGGCTGCGCAGCAGGCCGCCCAGGCCGAGGCCGAGCAGCCCCCACAGCACGACGAAGCCGAGGTAGCCGCCCAGTGCCGGGCCGACCGGCGCGTCGAACAGCGGCAGCGACTGGCCCGACAGCACCCGGGCCACTCCCCAGTTCAGGCCCACGCTGACCACGGCCACCACCAGCGACCAGCCGATCAGCACCGCGGCCTTGGCCAGGACCAGCGAACCACGCCGGGGCACCGCGGTGAGCGTGGGCAGGATCGTCCCGTGGCGGTACTCGTGACCGAACGCGAAGACCCCGATGATCCCCATGAAGACCGCCGTGAAGGGCAGCGGGCTGAACGCCGACCCGCCGGTGAGGATCACTCCGGCCATCTGGTCGCTGATCGGGTTCTCCCGTGAGAAGTACCCGATCAGGCCGGCGACGGCGGCGCTCAGCACCAGGGCGAGCGCGGTGAGCCAGTAGGTGGAGCGGATGGTGCGGATCCGGATCCACTCGAACCGCAGGGCGTCGATCATCGAGACTCTCCCGAGGACGAGGTGACGGACGAGGGAGCGGAGGCGGCGGGCTGCCCGCGGCGGGCGGCGGCCACGTCCTCGGCGGTCGCCTGGCCGAGTTGGGCGACGTACTCCTCCGAACCGCCGGTCGCCTCCAGGAAGGCCTCCTCCAGCGTGGCGGTCCGGGTGGTGAGCTCGTGCAGGACCACGCCGGCGGAGAACGCGAGCTCGCCCACCTTGGCCTGGTCCAGGCCGTTGACCACCAGGCTGCCGTCGCCCTGGGGCTCGGCCCACACCTGTTGCGCGCGCAGCGCCTCGGTCAGCCGGTCGGCCTGCGGCGTGCGGACGAGCACGGCGGTGTGGGAGGCCTTGCGTACGAAGTCCTGGACCTCGCCGGAGGCGATCAGCCGGCCGCGGCCGATCACCACCAGCCGGTCGGCCATCAGCCCCATCTCGGCCAGCAGGTGGCTGGAGACGAACACCGTGCGCCCGGTGGAGGCGAAGGACTTCAGGAAGTTGCGCAGCCAGGTGATGCCCTGCGGGTCCAGGCCGTTGGCCGGCTCGTCCAGGATCAGCGTGTGCGGGTCGCCGAGCAGCGCGCTGGCCAGGCCGAGGCGCTGCCCCATCCCGAGGGAGAACGTCTTCGGCCTGTGGCCCGCGACGTCGGTCAGCCCGACGTGGTCGAGGACGACGTCGACCCGCTGCCGGGGAATGCCGTTGGCGGCCGCCAGCATCGTCAGGTGGTTGCGGGCGGTCCGGGTCGGGTGGAACGCCTTCGCCTCCAGCACCGCGCCGACGTGCCGCATCGGGTGGGTGATCCGGGAGTACGGCTGCCCGTCGAAGCGCGTCTGCCCGCCGCCGTGGTCCAGGCCGAGCATCAGCCGCATGGTGGTGGACTTACCCGCTCCGTTGGGGCCGAGGAAGCCGGTCACCACGCCGGGCTCGACGCTGAACGACAGGTCGTCCACCGCGCGTTTGCCGCCGTAGATCTTGGTGAGGTTCCTCGCCTCGATCCGTCCCACGGATGCCTCCCGACACCTTGGTTGCCAATCCTGGCCTGCTGGCCGTCCCCCACCGTAGGCGGTGGCCAACCCGGCGACGTGGCCCGGCGGGTGGAGTTTGCCCGGCCCGGTGTCCGACCTGAGGATGAGGCGGCCTCCTCAGGTTCGGCCCAAGGGGATGGCGGTGGGTGGCGCCCGGCGCGTACGGTTGCCGGCATGGGCGTACCCGGGCGGCGATTTCGCCGCCCCGGCCGGCACCGCGGTGCCGTCGGGGTGGAGTGCCGGGTATGCCCGGGTGCCGCGTTCTGATCATCTGAGGACCTGAACGCGAACCACCTGGGCGCCGTCGGCGGCGTTCTCCTCGGTGGATCCGCAGCGAGCCGGTCGGGGTGTGCGAGTCCCTTCACCCCGTCCCACCCATCGCGCACGATCCTTCGAGGAGTACTCCGATGTCTTCGATGTCTGCTGTCCTCACGCCCGCGCAGCTGCGGGCCTGTCTCTCGATCCGCGACCTGTCCGACCCGGCCCAGGGCCCGCACGCCCTGCAGCTCGTGGTCGGCGACCTGGCCGCCGCCCTGGGTTCGGCCTGGGACGCCGAGGTCCGCGTCGTCCGGTCCTCTCCCGTCGTCTCCCTCGCCGACAACTACGACCACCTGGGGTACGCCGCCGACGCCGTGACGCGCGAGGCGCACTACACCCGCTACGTCGACGCCGAGCACGTGCTGCGCAGCCACAGCAGCGCGTCGATCCCCGGAGCGCTGCGCCGGCTCGCCGCCGGGGTCACTGCCGAGGCCGGGACCTCACCCACCGACGTGCTGCTGGTCTGCCCCGGCATGTGTTACCGGCGGGACAGCATCGACTGGCAGCACACGGGTACGCCGCACCAGCTCGACCTGTGGCGGGTACGCCGGCACCGGCCCTGCACCGAGGAGGACCTCACCGAGCAGATCGGGCTGGTGGTGGAGACGGCGCTGCCGGGCAGCCGCTGGCGTACCGAACCGAAGGTGCACCCCTACACCGAGCACGGCCGCCAGATCGACGTGTGGTGGCAGGGCCGCTGGGTGGAGATCGGCGAGTGCGGCCTGGCCGCGCCCGGAGTGCTGGCCGGCGCCGGGTTGCCCGTACCCACCTGGACCGGCCTGGCGATGGGGCTCGGCCTGGACCGGCTGCTGATGCTCGGCAAGGGCATCCCCGACATCCGGCTGCTGCGCTCGGCCGATCCCCGGGTGGCCGCGCAGATGCTGGATCGTACGGAGTACCGGCCGGTCTCCCACCAGCCTCCGGTACGCCGCGACCTGTCCGTCGTGGTGGACGCCGGCGTGGACACCTCGGCCGAACTGCTCGGCGACCGGGTGCGCGCGGCTCTGGGAACAGACGCCGACGTCGTGGAGACCGTCGAGGT
This Actinopolymorpha cephalotaxi DNA region includes the following protein-coding sequences:
- a CDS encoding FAD-binding oxidoreductase, producing the protein MAETSDDLITALRAELPGEAVVTDPDRLTSYQHDMATFCPYGTPAAVVLARSTEHVQHVLRVASRLGVPVVPQGSRTGLSGGANAIDGCVVLSLEKMAAIREIDAPNRIAVVEPGVLNSTLSAAVAEHGLFYPPDPSSWEISTLGGNVATNAGGLCCVKYGVTADFVRGLEVVLADGEVLRTGRRTAKGVAGYDLTRLFVGSEGTLGVVTEVTLALRPTGREPRTVAGLFPTVAQAGDAVARVVAAGLVPSLLEFMDQTSLRACNDHLNMGMPDNAAAMLIAQSDADPDRAVADIGAISAIFTEAGGFDVVEADDLAEGELLLAARRNSHYALEALGTGLTDDVCVPLTRLADYIHRVEKVAAEADLTIATVGHAGDGNLHPSVIFDESDADQVRRANWAFDEIMRIGLEMGGTVTGEHGIGVLKRDWLARELGPVGERVHRDLKRLFDPAGILNPGKVLSA
- the hppD gene encoding 4-hydroxyphenylpyruvate dioxygenase, with protein sequence MQPNTTLTPEEQAADLRFDQLRQLVGLVDYDATKDPFPVTGMDAVVFWVGNATQAAAYYQLAFGMELVAYAGPETGMRDRKSYVLKSGSARFVLEGGAAPDSPVLDHHRAHGDGVVDLALEVPDVDKCVAHARAQGATILVEPYDETDEHGTVRRAAIATYGETRHSLVDRSGYTGPYLPGYVARQTTVARPQGHPRRIFQAVDHCVGNVELGRMDEWVAFYNRVMGFVNMAEFVGDDIATDYSALMSKVVANGNHRVKFPLNEPAVGKRKSQIDEYLEFYAGAGCQHIALATNDILQAVDILRANGVEFLSTPDSYYEDPELRARIGEVRVPVEELKRRGILVDRDEDGYLLQIFCSPLGDRPTVFYELIERHGSLGFGKGNFKALFEAIEREQERRGNL
- a CDS encoding Lrp/AsnC family transcriptional regulator → MDELDARIVRLFAAEPRIGVLEASRRLGVARGTVQARLDRLARTGVVRGWGPEVEPAALGYGVTAFASLELRQGAGHEAVARHLAGIPEVLEAHTITGPADMLARLVARSNADLQRVIDEVLAFDGIVRISTVIALATQVRPRVVPLLSRAAEGAPG
- a CDS encoding DEAD/DEAH box helicase, whose product is MSTPASTTDTRHVAPGTGNPGVAGAGAASTVGPWGRLRAWQQEAFDAYNARHPRDYLAVATPGAGKTAFALTIAADLLARRVVEKVIVVTPTDHLKRQWADAAARGDIALDPAFAGRGGRTSRDFHGVVVTYAGVAAATQALRVRCERFKTMVILDEIHHAGDALTWGESVREAFEPATRRLSLTGTPFRSDTNPIPFVTYAPDTEGVPRSEADYGYGYGRALADGVVRPVLFLAYSGDMRWRTSAGDEMHVRLGTPLTKDLAAQAWRTALDPAGDWIQTVLRAADTRLTEVRRHVPDAGGLVIATDQETARAYAKILGQVSGEKPTVVLSDESTASKRIGQFAENDSRWMVAVRMVSEGVDVPRLAVGVYATATQTPLFFAQAVGRFVRARRRGETASLFLPTVPILLQYAAEMEVLRDHALGRAVKDEDDIFAAEEDLLAEAARGETGADMLEDQRYQAIGSEAAFDRLVYDGNEFGGELGEDETEFLGIPGLLEPDQMRELLRRRRTGNDSDAPTSATRAGSASSASSSGAVGSVPPPVAEESAGGSGAPDGATYQRLGVLRRELNGLVAAWHHRTGQPHGAVHAELRRVCGGPLAVQATAEQLQARIDTVRDWAVKRS
- a CDS encoding DUF3039 domain-containing protein; amino-acid sequence: MSTQLSPGAQTVEDTRTVPSHGDDGDHERFSHYVPKEKLVEAMVTGTAVIALCGKVWVPSRDPERFPVCPECKEIWEGLPPGGGDGEGND
- a CDS encoding YqgE/AlgH family protein; translated protein: MSGDYYTGQLLVATPALTDSNFARGVVLVLDHDHDGALGVLVNRPSELPVTSVLAQWNDLVCPPDVLFHGGPVATDSALALAEVPADGEAEPLGWRRLHGHLGLVDLDTPPELLAGGVRSMRMFAGYAGWSPGQLETEVKEGGWYVVDAEPGDAFTTDPEGLWRRVLRRQPDELALVATFPEDPSLN
- a CDS encoding VanZ family protein → MRRLTGVAGAAWWVAFALACVLNLYGLYAPSEPGPDLTFAYADKVAHFATFASVAFTGAMVGVPVRWLAGILALHAVSSEIVQGTLMAHREGDPFDVLADLAGVTAGLALAAAGRHFAVRKDRAAGEDLSARDGGDARTTAPDAGS
- a CDS encoding NAD-dependent malic enzyme; the protein is MTSVPSASYSITVRLEVPAGGRAVSELTAAVEHAGGTITALDVTASGHERLQIDVTCAATDTAHADRLVEVLREVAGVAIHKVSDRTFLMHLGGKIEMQAKHPIRNRDDLSMIYTPGVARVSMAIAANPEDARRLTIKRNSVAVVSDGSAVLGLGNIGPHAALPVMEGKAALFKRFAGIDAWPLCLDTQDVDTIVEVVRSIAPGFAGINLEDISAPRCFEVERRLRELLDIPVFHDDQHGTAIVVLAALTNALRIVGKDLAHVRIVMSGAGAAGSAILRLLLAAGAKDVLVADIEGVIHADREGLSPELRWIAEQTNHAHYVGDLHGAVVGADVFVGVSAPNVLAGADVATMNKGAIVFALANPDPEVDPAEAREHASVVATGRSDYPNQINNVLAFPGVFRGLLDAQSHHVDESMLLAAAHAIANVVTEEQLNANYVIPSVFHPDVHGAVAAAVRDAVAASGR
- a CDS encoding ABC transporter permease — encoded protein: MIDALRFEWIRIRTIRSTYWLTALALVLSAAVAGLIGYFSRENPISDQMAGVILTGGSAFSPLPFTAVFMGIIGVFAFGHEYRHGTILPTLTAVPRRGSLVLAKAAVLIGWSLVVAVVSVGLNWGVARVLSGQSLPLFDAPVGPALGGYLGFVVLWGLLGLGLGGLLRSLPAAMVLIFVVPLVVEPLLTALTMIPALESVREYVHYLPFTAGNAMSQTVSDLGADRPRNSDLPTRLVSSLTFTAWVALVLGAATALFHKRDA